In the genome of Astatotilapia calliptera chromosome 18, fAstCal1.2, whole genome shotgun sequence, the window TAGTCCACCATGCTGTTGTAACTGTACTTGTTTTTGAAGGGCACGGAGACAGCTTGTCCCACACCAGTGGCTGTATCAAacgcaaagttgatggtggtgttgGGAACAGTGTAGCTAGCAACTGTGTACAAACGTCCACACACCATGAAAGCGTTGGCCACTGTGTTCTTCTTAATATTAGTCTCCCAGGTCTTTTTCACCTCCAAGCTCTCGGGGTTCAGCTGTGAAATTACAATTGCACCCCTTGCTTTACTTGTACTGTAGATGGCCCACAGACCCTGTTCATCCACTGCTAGGTCAATGTCAGTGTAGCCCCCCCAGGAATAAGGGTGCTGGCCATGGAAGCCGGCATGAGGCAGGTCCATGCGGGATGCCAGATATTCAGAAGCCAGGTCGTAGCGAATCAGTGTCCGACTGCGTCTTCGCTGATAGTAAAGGGAGCCTCGGTACACAGTTGCCCCTGTGCTCTCCACAGGCTCTGGCAAAACCAGCACCTTCATTGGGAAACCTCGGGAGAACTGATCCATGTCTTCATATGCAAAGAGGTGACGCACATCTCTTCTCACTGCATCAATACGCCACACAGTGTTGTTGGTGTACTGAGGGCCTTGAGGCTCTGGATCCTGCATCCACACACCATACTTCCCTGTGATACTGTCAGCTTTCCTGTGTGACACAGGATCTCCCACTGACACTAACTCTCCACAACCTGAGGGAAAAAAGCAAGTTACTTTAATTTAGACTCTAAATTTTAATTTGCTTAAAAGCTATAATGGTCGATTCCAACAACTCCAGTAAAACGCTACCTGTGAAGTTGTGACTTCCTTCATGGAAGACGTGGGATGCAGAGATCTCTGTCACTTCAGCTTTCATCTCCTGATATCCACTATTCCCAAAGTCATATGCGGGATCTGGGAGAGAAATACAAATTCTGAGCAAAACTCAAAAGTAACACTTTAACCTCAAAGTTGTAAGGTCCCTGTTTTTTCCTCAGAGTGCTTGATGCTCTAACCCTGAAAATAATCACActtgtgtaaacatcaacatGAGTGACGAAGCCATAAAAAAAGACTGGTAAAAATTCCTATCCCCTTACTTAACTGGGGACAGTTAACTGCAGGCCAACCTGTCTCTGCCTCTTTAGACTTTTCAAAGCACGAGTCTACCAcagaaacatttattctgaaaaaaacaaacaaacattagagctggcaaaaattgcataaaatatgtttcttcacagatttttttttttttaaaaaaaagcattattttgaatttgtatgattttgt includes:
- the LOC113010955 gene encoding myocilin-like; protein product: MWLQVSLFSLSGLLLSIQTQAQDRASLHRSNDPSGHCHYTFTVASPQESSCPGSDREMDGVLSRLTLLEALVSRLLAGVDKGTITGVGANREEGLQEAYSQVTGERNQLQQDKERLNRQIQELQRRLAELSQEAESLRQKPCQQTLTSVGTQHENRPANDPAYDFGNSGYQEMKAEVTEISASHVFHEGSHNFTGCGELVSVGDPVSHRKADSITGKYGVWMQDPEPQGPQYTNNTVWRIDAVRRDVRHLFAYEDMDQFSRGFPMKVLVLPEPVESTGATVYRGSLYYQRRRSRTLIRYDLASEYLASRMDLPHAGFHGQHPYSWGGYTDIDLAVDEQGLWAIYSTSKARGAIVISQLNPESLEVKKTWETNIKKNTVANAFMVCGRLYTVASYTVPNTTINFAFDTATGVGQAVSVPFKNKYSYNSMVDYNHAQRKLYAWDNFHMVTYDIRLGRASHGRS